In Pecten maximus chromosome 10, xPecMax1.1, whole genome shotgun sequence, one genomic interval encodes:
- the LOC117336608 gene encoding extensin-3-like, whose protein sequence is MKILDSQGKPVPRHKFINSQGPPVSRNQTIGSQGPPVPRHEFINFQGPPVSRNQTIGSQGPPVPRHEFINSQGPPVSRNQTIGSQGPPVPRHKLINSQGPPVSRNQTIGSQGPPVPRHEFINSQGQSVLRHQTISSQGPPVPRHKLINSQGPPVSRHQTIGSQGPPVPRHEFINSQGPPVSRHQTIGSQGPPVPRHKLINSQGPPVSRNQTIGSQGPPVPRHEFINSQGQSVLRRQTIGSQGPPVPRHEFINSQGPPVSRHQTIGSQGPPVPRHEFINSQGQSVPRHQTISS, encoded by the coding sequence ATGAAAATATTAGACTCTCAAGGCAAACCCGTACCAAGACACAAATTCATCAACTCCCAAGGACCACCCGTATCAAGAAATCAAACCATCGGCTCCCAAGGACCACCCGTACCAAGACACGAATTCATCAACTTCCAAGGACCACCCGTATCAAGAAATCAAACCATCGGCTCCCAAGGACCACCCGTACCAAGACACGAATTCATCAACTCCCAAGGACCACCCGTATCAAGAAATCAAACCATCGGCTCCCAAGGACCACCCGTACCAAGACACAAATTAATCAACTCCCAAGGACCACCCGTATCAAGAAATCAAACCATCGGCTCCCAAGGACCACCCGTACCAAGACACGAATTCATCAACTCCCAAGGCCAATCCGTACTAAGACATCAAACCATCAGCTCCCAAGGACCACCCGTACCAAGACACAAATTAATCAACTCCCAAGGACCACCCGTATCAAGACATCAAACCATCGGCTCCCAAGGACCACCCGTACCAAGACACGAATTCATCAACTCCCAAGGACCACCCGTATCAAGACATCAAACCATCGGCTCCCAAGGACCACCCGTACCAAGACACAAATTAATCAACTCCCAAGGACCACCCGTATCAAGAAATCAAACCATCGGCTCCCAAGGACCACCCGTACCAAGACACGAATTCATCAACTCCCAAGGACAATCCGTACTAAGACGTCAAACCATCGGCTCCCAAGGACCACCCGTACCAAGACACGAATTCATCAACTCCCAAGGACCACCCGTATCAAGACATCAAACCATCGGCTCCCAAGGACCACCGGTACCAAGACACGAATTCATCAACTCCCAAGGACAATCTGTACCAAGACATCAAACCATCAGCTCCTAA